Proteins encoded together in one Allomeiothermus silvanus DSM 9946 window:
- a CDS encoding PIN domain-containing protein produces MDTSLLLRFITGKPEELAGKALLVFRGAEERRFLLRVHPLVVAEAFYTLVSFYKAKKGEAAETLLALLDRPGVEVLEGDAVFPALREAGRGGLSLVDAFLLFRCGERDEGVATLDARLRKRVGEGIIP; encoded by the coding sequence TTGGATACCAGCCTGCTCCTGCGCTTCATCACCGGAAAGCCGGAGGAGCTTGCGGGGAAGGCCCTTCTGGTGTTCCGGGGGGCCGAGGAGCGTCGCTTCCTCCTGAGGGTCCACCCTTTGGTGGTGGCCGAGGCCTTCTACACCCTCGTCTCCTTCTACAAGGCCAAAAAGGGGGAAGCGGCGGAAACCCTCCTAGCCCTCCTGGACCGGCCCGGGGTGGAGGTCCTGGAGGGGGACGCAGTGTTCCCGGCTCTCCGGGAGGCGGGCAGGGGAGGCCTGAGCCTCGTGGACGCCTTTCTGCTCTTCCGATGCGGGGAGAGGGATGAGGGGGTGGCCACCCTGGATGCCCGGCTACGGAAGAGGGTGGGGGAAGGGATTATCCCCTGA
- a CDS encoding AbrB/MazE/SpoVT family DNA-binding domain-containing protein, with protein MVKSRLSSKGQITLPKPVREALGLAPGEEVVFELRQGEAVLRPRRQVPLEALLGRLGGKSAFPGEEEEGRAREAAWVRERGWIPACSCASSPESRRSLRGRPFWCSGGPRSVASS; from the coding sequence ATGGTAAAGAGCCGCTTAAGCAGTAAAGGCCAGATCACCCTTCCCAAGCCGGTGCGGGAGGCCTTGGGTCTTGCCCCCGGAGAGGAGGTGGTCTTTGAGCTGCGGCAAGGCGAGGCCGTGCTCCGTCCCCGCCGCCAGGTTCCCCTGGAGGCCCTTTTGGGGCGACTGGGCGGCAAATCGGCCTTTCCGGGGGAAGAGGAGGAGGGTCGGGCGCGGGAGGCGGCATGGGTTCGGGAGAGGGGTTGGATACCAGCCTGCTCCTGCGCTTCATCACCGGAAAGCCGGAGGAGCTTGCGGGGAAGGCCCTTCTGGTGTTCCGGGGGGCCGAGGAGCGTCGCTTCCTCCTGA